A single Triticum dicoccoides isolate Atlit2015 ecotype Zavitan chromosome 2A, WEW_v2.0, whole genome shotgun sequence DNA region contains:
- the LOC119356563 gene encoding cis-zeatin O-glucosyltransferase 2-like, with product MGTEKHAMGSVAVVAVPFPAQGHLNQLLHLSLQLASRGLDVHYAAPAQHIRQARARVHGWADEALRSVQFHDLGIAGYVSPPPDPAADSPFPSHLIPMFNAYIAGARAPLAALLDKLSGSCRRVVVVHDRINAFASEEAARLPNGEAFGLHCLALSMLLGRMDASHRLLRDNGLVFTPVEHCATKEFLECANRARPSKEISPGAGILANTCRALEGDFIDAVAGHLAADGKKLFAVGPLNPLLHASASGQGKQRHECLNWLDKQPPASVLYVSFGTTSSLRDEQIEELAAALRGSRQRFIWVLRDADRGDIFAEAGESRHEKMLPEFTKDTQGTGLVITGWAPQLEILAHSATAAFMSHCGWNSTMESLSHGQPILAWPMHCDQPWDAELVCNYLKAGILVRPWEKHSEVITAKAIQEVIEEAMLSDKGMAVRQGARVIGDAVRASMEDGGSSRKDLDDFTAYITR from the coding sequence ATGGGGACAGAGAAGCACGCAATGGGCTCTGTGGCCGTCGTGGCGGTGCCGTTCCCGGCGCAGGGCCACCTCAACCAGCTGCTGCACCTGTCGCTGCAGCTCGCGTCGCGAGGCCTGGACGTGCACTACGCCGCGCCCGCGCAGCACATCCGGCAGGCGCGCGCGCGCGTGCACGGCTGGGCCGACGAGGCGCTCCGGTCCGTCCAGTTCCACGACCTCGGCATCGCCGGCTACGTCTCCCCGCCTCCGGACCCCGCCGCCGACTCGCCCTTCCCCTCCCACCTCATTCCCATGTTCAACGCCTACATCGCCGGCGCGCGCGCTCCGCTCGCGGCCCTCCTCGACAAGCTCTCCGGCTCCTGCCGCCGCGTAGTCGTGGTGCACGACCGCATCAACGCCTTCGCCTCCGAGGAGGCGGCGCGGCTGCCCAACGGCGAGGCGTTCGGGCTGCACTGCCTGGCCTTGTCGATGCTTCTTGGAAGGATGGACGCCAGCCACCGGCTGCTGCGTGACAACGGCCTGGTCTTCACCCCCGTCGAGCACTGCGCGACCAAGGAGTTCCTCGAGTGCGCCAACCGGGCCAGGCCGTCGAAAGAGATCTCGCCTGGCGCCGGCATCCTGGCGAACACATGCCGCGCTCTCGAGGGTGATTTCATCGACGCTGTCGCTGGCCACCTGGCCGCCGACGGCAAGAAGCTCTTCGCCGTCGGGCCGTTAAACCCGCTGCTCCACGCCAGCGCGTCGGGGCAGGGCAAGCAGCGGCACGAGTGCCTGAACTGGCTCGACAAGCAGCCCCCGGCGTCGGTGCTATACGTGTCCTTCGGCACCACGTCGTCTCTGCGCGACGAGCAAATCGAGGAGCTCGCAGCAGCGCTCCGCGGCAGCAGACAACGGTTCATCTGGGTGCTGCGCGACGCCGACCGCGGCGACATATTCGCGGAGGCCGGCGAGAGCCGCCACGAGAAGATGCTGCCAGAGTTCACCAAGGACACCCAAGGGACGGGGCTGGTGATCACCGGGTGGGCGCCGCAGCTGGAGATCCTGGCGCACAGCGCCACGGCGGCGTTCATGAGTCACTGCGGCTGGAACTCGACCATGGAGAGCCTGAGCCACGGCCAGCCGATTCTCGCCTGGCCCATGCACTGCGACCAGCCGTGGGACGCGGAGCTTGTCTGCAACTACCTCAAGGCCGGCATCCTGGTGCGTCCATGGGAGAAGCACAGTGAGGTGATCACGGCGAAGGCCATCCAGGAAGTAATCGAGGAGGCCATGCTCTCTGACAAAGGAATGGCCGTGCGGCAAGGGGCGAGAGTGATCGGGGATGCCGTCCGCGCTTCCATGGAGGACGGCGGTTCGTCGCGCAAGGACCTAGATGATTTCACTGCTTACATCACAAGGTGA
- the LOC119356564 gene encoding uncharacterized protein LOC119356564, producing MDILYLCKDVLKIQKFRRLASYAGFYSFTTLVTYAYTSNTTRAGISRADQYYAAYPSGTDLLTDTAKLYKAALGNCFEIDDWGPIEFSIMAKHFDRQGKPPYAYHAQYMSHLLSHGQLDGSG from the exons ATGGATATTTTGTATCTATGCAAGGATGTCTTAAAGATTCAGAAGTTTAGGCGGCTGGCGTCTTATGCTGGATTCTATTCATTCACTACCCTCGTTACCTATGCTTACACAAGCAATAC GACAAGGGCTGGCATTTCGAGGGCTGATCAGTATTATGCCGCCTACCCTTCTGGTACCGACCTGCTGACTGATACTGCAAAG CTTTACAAGGCTGCGTTGGGTAATTGTTTCGAAATAGACGACTGGGGTCCAATAGAATTCTCCATCATGGCAAAGCATTTTGACCGGCAAGGCAAACCACCATATGCTTACCATGCT CAATACATGTCACACCTTCTATCCCATGGCCAGCTCGATGGAAGTGGTTAA
- the LOC119356565 gene encoding APO protein 4, mitochondrial-like — protein sequence MAFMGRMAGSRIFSELCGSIVNLRMYSSRVDWKQLRPMILKRIKNRTKDYPIKRMIPVAQEVVRAREILTEGVSILLRAVPVHSCKFCPAIHVGAMAHQMKTCHGFKRMIKDRPHQWGPGGLNNILVPVEAFHQENMFQDEIRHDQRFDFTRVPAVLELCHQAGAELPEGLLYRRDELCTAAEANNQNPAPLLSSELRLVGQRTLEAWERLRLGVTKLLLVYPSKVCENCSEVHVGISGHKARMCGVFKFEGWRGKHKWKKAGVDDLVPQKIVWHQRPHDPPILVDSGRDYYGHAPAVVELCVQVGARASPKYNCMMKEHGLAPPVQRDQAT from the exons ATGGCGTTTATGGGGCGGATGGCGGGCAGTCGCATTTTCTCAGAGCTGTGCGGCTCGATCGTGAATCTGAGGATGTACTCCTCAAGGGTGGACTGGAAGCAGCTGCGGCCCATGATTCTAAAGAGGATCAAGAACCGTACAAAGGATTATCCTATCAAGCGAATGATCCCGGTAGCCCAGGAGGTGGTCAGGGCCAGAGAAATTCTCACGGAAGGCGTCTCAATACTTCTCAGAGCTGTCCCTGTACATTCATGCAA GTTTTGTCCTGCAATTCATGTTGGAGCAATGGCACATCAGATGAAAACATGTCATGGTTTCAAACGTATGATCAAGGATCGACCTCACCAATGGGGCCCGGGCGGCTTGAATAACATCCTTGTCCCTGTTGAGGCCTTCCATCAGGAAAACATGTTTCAGGATGAGATAAGGCATGACCAGAGGTTCGACTTCACTCGTGTCCCGGCTGTACTCGAGCTATGTCATCAGGCAGGTGCAGAGCTACCTGAAGGACTCCTATACAGACGTGATGAGCTATGTACGGCAGCTGAAGCTAACAACCAAAATCCTGCCCCTTTGCTATCTTCTGAACTTAGATTGGTAGGTCAAAGAACACTGGAAGCATGGGAAAGGCTCAGATTAGGTGTGACAAAACTCCTATTGGTCTACCCATCCAAAGTGTGCGAGAATTGCTCTGAAGTGCATGTTGGGATATCAGGGCATAAGGCCAGGATGTGTGGAGTATTTAAGTTTGAGGGCTGGCGGGGAAAACACAAGTGGAAGAAGGCTGGAGTGGATGACCTGGTTCCTCAAAAGATTGTGTGGCATCAACGGCCTCATGACCCACCAATTCTGGTGGACAGTGGGCGAGATTATTATGGTCATGCTCCTGCTGTTGTGGAGCTTTGTGTGCAAGTAGGTGCAAGAGCATCACCAAAATATAATTGCATGATGAAGGAGCATGGCTTAGCACCACCTGTTCAAAGAGACCAGGCCACATAA
- the LOC119356566 gene encoding MADS-box transcription factor 30-like isoform X2, with protein MKLLADIAMLRHERDHLEASVRRQTGEDLPSGATAVELRGLEHKLECALGKVRETKDKLMEEQLDESHHRVHILEEQNSFLGHMILKVLKHNLCTQPAKC; from the exons ATG AAACTGTTGGCGGATATCGCAATGTTGAGGCATGAGCGTGACCACCTGGAGGCCAGCGTGAGGAGGCAGACAGGAGAAGACCTGCCGTCCGGTGCAACCGCGGTAGAGCTCCGCGGTCTGGAGCACAAGCTAGAGTGCGCGCTGGGTAAAGTCCGTGAAACGAAG GATAAACTGATGGAGGAGCAGCTGGACGAATCACACCACAGG GTGCACATCCTGGAGGAGCAGAATAGCTTCCTTGGCCACATG ATTTTGAAGGTATTGAAGCACAACCTTTGTACCCAACCTGCAAAATGCTAG
- the LOC119356566 gene encoding MADS-box transcription factor 30-like isoform X1, translating to MLRHERDHLEASVRRQTGEDLPSGATAVELRGLEHKLECALGKVRETKDKLMEEQLDESHHRVHILEEQNSFLGHMILKVLKHNLCTQPAKC from the exons ATGTTGAGGCATGAGCGTGACCACCTGGAGGCCAGCGTGAGGAGGCAGACAGGAGAAGACCTGCCGTCCGGTGCAACCGCGGTAGAGCTCCGCGGTCTGGAGCACAAGCTAGAGTGCGCGCTGGGTAAAGTCCGTGAAACGAAG GATAAACTGATGGAGGAGCAGCTGGACGAATCACACCACAGG GTGCACATCCTGGAGGAGCAGAATAGCTTCCTTGGCCACATG ATTTTGAAGGTATTGAAGCACAACCTTTGTACCCAACCTGCAAAATGCTAG